Proteins co-encoded in one bacterium genomic window:
- a CDS encoding NUDIX hydrolase produces MWRQLGARLWSRLPAWARNALVWRLNAHFVIGAVAVVRDDRGHVLIARHTYRRKRPWGLPGGWIQRGEDPAHTVVREVFEETGLRIRTVGPLTVQREGPHHLTVVYAARIEGGTFRPSDEVVEVRYILPGEWPEGLREDHRALILASIGHPAFDERPRGPAGPDSS; encoded by the coding sequence ATGTGGAGACAACTGGGGGCGCGGCTGTGGTCGCGCCTCCCGGCGTGGGCGCGGAATGCCCTCGTCTGGCGGCTCAACGCCCATTTCGTGATCGGCGCGGTCGCCGTCGTCCGCGACGACCGGGGGCACGTGCTGATCGCACGCCACACCTACCGGCGGAAGCGGCCGTGGGGACTCCCCGGCGGCTGGATCCAGCGCGGCGAGGACCCGGCGCACACCGTGGTCCGAGAGGTCTTCGAAGAAACGGGGCTGCGCATCAGGACGGTGGGACCGCTGACCGTCCAGCGGGAAGGGCCCCACCACCTGACCGTGGTGTACGCCGCCCGCATCGAGGGAGGCACGTTCCGTCCGAGCGATGAGGTCGTCGAAGTACGCTACATCCTGCCCGGCGAATGGCCCGAAGGACTTCGCGAGGATCATCGGGCGCTGATCCTCGCGTCGATAGGACATCCGGCGTTCGACGAACGCCCGCGCGGCCCGGCGGGGCCGGACTCTTCATGA
- a CDS encoding AAA family ATPase: MRDVRRLAADALAWRCDPTQLEFGSTADLAADVQIIGQERALRALEFGLAVEQIGYNIFVSGASGTGRSTYTRVQVERAARTRPTPLDWCYVRNFANGSQPTAISLQAGRGRGFQHDVAEMIAEVRDGLRRAFASEVYERRRTEILKQYEQAVGGIWQQLEEQARQQGLVLQRTPAGVATVPVDLQGRPISEEVFQQLPEADRQQIVQRTQGLQDLVSDTVRQIRAKEREGREALRALERQTAQYMIDTPVDRVKEQYADHPAVAAFLDAAKQDMLEHLSDIRGDGDEEGGGTPRLELPMPRRDPLARYQVNLFVSHQDGTGAPVVIEPNPTYYNLVGKTEYRAEFGAMVTDFTMIKPGALHLANGGYLILQARDVLTNPFAYEGLKRALRSQQIRIESLGESMGMMPTATLKPDPIPLQVKIALIGTPDIYHLLYALDEEFEKLFKIRADFDVVMDRTPATIQEYARAIAAICHRNQLCHLDPSAVARILEYSARLAAQQDKLSTRFNEVVEIVFEAAAWARQAQRPLVTREHVQRAIDEKASRSNLVEEKIREMMTRGQILVDTDGAVAGQINGLSVLQLGDYTFGQPSRITARAYVGGRGVVNIERETQMSGRIHSKGVFVLSSFLASRFAQQQPLSLSASLTFEQLYSDVDGDSASSTELYALLSELAGLPIDQGIATTGSVNQMGEIQPIGGVNEKIEGFYYVCKAKGLTGRQGVIIPHQNVTDLMLRDEIVAAVREGRFQVWAVHHIDEGIEILTGTPAGTRDDAGRYPATSVNGRVTARLADLAERYRKFAERDGQPDERKKDDGPPPASVH, translated from the coding sequence ATGCGTGACGTACGGAGGCTCGCCGCCGATGCGCTGGCATGGCGTTGCGATCCGACGCAGCTCGAGTTCGGATCGACCGCAGACTTGGCGGCTGACGTGCAGATCATCGGACAAGAACGTGCACTGCGCGCCCTCGAGTTTGGGCTCGCAGTCGAACAGATCGGCTACAACATCTTCGTCAGCGGGGCGTCGGGCACCGGGCGCAGTACCTACACCCGCGTCCAAGTCGAGCGGGCTGCGCGAACCCGCCCGACGCCACTGGATTGGTGTTACGTCCGCAACTTCGCCAACGGCAGCCAGCCCACGGCGATCTCCCTCCAGGCGGGGCGCGGCCGGGGGTTCCAGCATGACGTCGCGGAGATGATCGCGGAAGTGCGCGATGGCCTGCGCCGTGCGTTTGCAAGCGAGGTGTACGAGCGGCGTCGGACCGAAATCCTCAAGCAATACGAACAAGCCGTTGGGGGCATCTGGCAACAGCTCGAGGAACAGGCGCGTCAGCAGGGCCTCGTCCTGCAACGCACCCCCGCCGGCGTGGCGACGGTGCCCGTCGATCTCCAGGGCCGCCCGATCTCCGAGGAAGTGTTCCAGCAGCTCCCCGAGGCCGACCGGCAGCAGATCGTCCAGCGCACCCAGGGGCTGCAGGACCTGGTCTCAGACACGGTGCGACAGATCCGCGCCAAGGAACGGGAAGGACGGGAGGCGCTGCGGGCGCTCGAGCGACAGACCGCCCAGTACATGATTGACACGCCGGTGGACCGGGTGAAGGAGCAGTACGCGGACCATCCAGCCGTCGCGGCGTTTCTCGACGCCGCCAAGCAAGACATGCTGGAGCACCTCTCCGACATTCGCGGCGACGGCGACGAGGAGGGCGGCGGTACCCCGAGGCTCGAACTGCCGATGCCCCGGCGCGATCCGCTCGCCCGGTATCAGGTGAACCTGTTTGTCTCGCACCAGGACGGGACCGGGGCACCGGTCGTCATCGAGCCGAACCCCACCTACTATAACCTCGTCGGCAAGACAGAGTATCGCGCCGAGTTCGGCGCGATGGTGACCGATTTCACAATGATCAAGCCGGGTGCCCTGCACCTGGCGAACGGCGGCTATCTCATCCTGCAGGCCAGGGACGTGCTGACCAACCCCTTCGCGTACGAAGGGCTCAAGCGCGCATTGCGGAGCCAGCAGATCCGGATCGAGTCACTCGGCGAGAGCATGGGCATGATGCCCACGGCGACGCTCAAACCGGACCCGATCCCGCTGCAGGTCAAGATTGCGCTGATCGGCACCCCCGACATCTACCACCTCCTGTACGCGCTCGACGAGGAGTTCGAGAAACTGTTCAAGATCCGGGCCGATTTCGACGTGGTCATGGATCGCACGCCGGCCACGATTCAAGAGTACGCGCGCGCGATCGCGGCAATCTGCCACCGGAATCAGCTCTGCCATCTCGATCCGTCGGCCGTGGCGAGGATTCTTGAGTACAGCGCCCGCCTCGCGGCGCAGCAAGACAAGCTCAGCACGCGTTTCAACGAGGTGGTGGAGATCGTCTTCGAGGCCGCCGCCTGGGCGCGGCAAGCCCAGCGCCCGTTGGTGACACGCGAGCACGTGCAACGCGCGATCGACGAGAAGGCGTCTCGCTCGAACCTCGTGGAGGAGAAGATCCGGGAGATGATGACGCGGGGACAGATCCTCGTGGACACGGACGGTGCTGTCGCCGGCCAGATCAACGGTCTTTCGGTGCTCCAGCTCGGCGACTACACCTTCGGGCAACCGAGCCGGATCACGGCCCGCGCCTACGTCGGCGGGCGCGGCGTGGTGAACATCGAACGGGAAACGCAGATGTCGGGCCGGATCCACAGCAAGGGCGTGTTCGTGCTCTCCTCGTTCCTGGCAAGCCGATTTGCGCAACAGCAGCCCCTCAGCCTGTCGGCGTCGCTGACGTTCGAGCAGCTCTACTCGGATGTGGACGGCGACAGCGCGAGCTCGACGGAGCTGTATGCACTCCTGAGCGAGCTCGCGGGGCTGCCGATCGATCAGGGCATCGCGACGACCGGTTCGGTGAACCAGATGGGTGAGATCCAGCCGATCGGCGGCGTCAACGAAAAGATCGAGGGGTTCTATTACGTGTGCAAAGCGAAGGGGCTGACGGGGCGTCAAGGGGTCATCATCCCCCACCAAAACGTGACGGACCTCATGCTCCGTGACGAGATTGTCGCGGCCGTCCGCGAGGGCCGCTTTCAGGTATGGGCAGTTCACCACATCGACGAAGGGATCGAGATCCTCACCGGCACGCCGGCAGGCACGCGCGACGACGCGGGGCGGTATCCTGCGACCTCCGTGAATGGGCGCGTCACCGCCAGGCTCGCCGACCTCGCCGAGCGCTACCGAAAGTTCGCGGAACGCGACGGGCAACCGGACGAACGCAAGAAGGACGACGGTCCGCCGCCCGCATCGGTTCACTAG
- a CDS encoding TrbC/VirB2 family protein — translation MSDPITRRILARAAAATAAAGGLAVSPSSAAAQTTQSGGDLFAPLTNLFNEAALSLSGAFGLAYATAALLVAGAVIVADHRNGVRNALWVIIGSVILFFGGQIIRMIHG, via the coding sequence ATGTCCGACCCCATCACGCGCCGGATCCTCGCCAGGGCTGCCGCGGCAACCGCCGCCGCAGGTGGGCTAGCTGTGTCCCCGTCCAGCGCTGCCGCGCAGACGACGCAGTCCGGCGGCGACCTCTTTGCACCGTTGACCAACCTGTTCAACGAGGCGGCGCTCAGCCTGTCAGGCGCCTTCGGGCTCGCCTACGCGACGGCGGCGCTGCTGGTCGCGGGCGCGGTGATCGTTGCCGATCATCGGAACGGGGTGCGCAACGCCCTGTGGGTGATCATCGGGTCCGTCATCCTGTTCTTCGGCGGTCAGATCATCCGGATGATTCACGGCTGA
- a CDS encoding MFS transporter has translation MSVTRNTHIERADRPPVAGIVGARARRVLAICCGVHALHDGYTDVLYVLLTLWRTEFRLGYAEVGLLRALYTGAMAVFQVPVGLLAERIGTRGARYVLLALGTGVAGLGYIAAGASTGFALLAAALVFSGAGSSTQHPVGADLVAYAHRDSTSRRIALSTYNFSGDLGKMAMPAAVAWTVTLLPWRSAAVLLGAVGVAAACIVLPLLRRVWPDDSVTAAPSSHPHGTDADAHAGGVPGEDVRETRRYRGFPLLFTIGLIDSATRMGFLTFLPFLLIAKGATGPTIGLALSLIFAGGAAGKLLCGLFGARFGILATVLATEGLTAAGILALLPSTLGAGLVLLPVLGVALNGTSSVLYGNVPALIPPARRTRAFGWFYTGTIGAGAVAPALYGVVSDAAGVPATLTIVAGVVLLTLPLAWGLRQVLRASGETASR, from the coding sequence ATGTCCGTTACGCGAAACACCCACATTGAGCGGGCGGACCGACCTCCGGTCGCCGGGATCGTTGGGGCGCGGGCCCGCCGCGTCCTGGCGATCTGCTGCGGCGTGCACGCGCTCCATGACGGATACACCGACGTGCTCTACGTGCTCTTGACCCTGTGGCGCACCGAGTTCCGCCTCGGGTATGCCGAGGTAGGCCTGTTGCGCGCGCTGTATACCGGCGCCATGGCGGTGTTCCAGGTTCCCGTCGGCCTGCTCGCGGAGCGCATCGGGACCCGAGGAGCGCGCTATGTCCTGCTCGCCCTGGGGACGGGTGTGGCCGGCCTCGGCTACATCGCGGCGGGCGCGAGCACCGGTTTTGCCCTCCTTGCCGCTGCACTCGTCTTCAGCGGAGCCGGTTCGAGCACCCAGCATCCTGTCGGCGCGGATCTGGTCGCATACGCGCACCGCGATTCCACCTCGCGGCGGATCGCACTCAGCACATACAATTTTTCTGGCGATCTCGGCAAGATGGCGATGCCCGCGGCGGTCGCGTGGACGGTGACGCTGCTTCCGTGGCGTTCAGCGGCCGTGCTGCTGGGCGCGGTCGGCGTCGCCGCAGCCTGCATCGTACTGCCGCTGCTCCGCCGCGTGTGGCCCGACGACTCCGTGACGGCCGCCCCTTCGTCGCACCCCCACGGCACCGACGCGGATGCGCACGCCGGGGGAGTGCCCGGGGAGGATGTGCGCGAGACGAGACGATACCGCGGGTTCCCGCTGTTGTTTACTATCGGCCTGATCGACAGCGCGACCCGTATGGGGTTTCTCACGTTTCTCCCGTTCCTCCTCATCGCGAAGGGGGCGACCGGGCCGACGATCGGTCTCGCGCTGAGCCTGATCTTCGCGGGTGGCGCGGCCGGCAAGCTGTTGTGCGGCCTGTTCGGCGCGCGGTTCGGCATCCTCGCGACCGTGCTCGCGACCGAAGGGCTGACCGCGGCGGGCATCCTCGCGTTGTTGCCGTCGACGCTGGGCGCAGGTCTCGTGCTGCTGCCCGTGCTCGGCGTGGCCCTCAACGGGACGTCGTCGGTGCTCTACGGCAACGTGCCGGCGCTGATCCCGCCGGCGAGACGGACGCGCGCGTTCGGATGGTTCTACACCGGCACGATTGGCGCCGGCGCCGTTGCGCCTGCCCTGTACGGCGTGGTCAGCGACGCGGCCGGCGTGCCCGCCACGCTGACGATCGTGGCAGGTGTCGTCCTACTCACCCTGCCGCTCGCCTGGGGCCTGCGCCAGGTGCTGCGCGCATCCGGAGAGACGGCTTCCAGGTAG
- a CDS encoding DEAD/DEAH box helicase, which produces MDIARVLAALEHEPQYRGQIVHREPFSAKPARYGAIERPLPAELEAALERRGVTRLYAHQAEALDAVRAGASVIVTTGTASGKTLCYALPVLETLIADPGARALFIYPTKALAQDQLNALAELNLPVRIGTYDGDTPQDARRRLRVEAQILLTNPDMLHVGILPQHFRWTSFLRSLRYVVLDDMHVYRGVFGSHVALILRRLRRLARLRGADPQFICTSATIANPGEFGGRLTGVPLRVVASDGAPRGPKRFVLWNPPLVDRARMARRSPYLEASWLFAALVRRNIRTIVFTKARKITELIYRYAVEAVRDDPALAARIRPYRAGYLAEERREIEQQLFRGELAGVVSTSALELGIDVGGLDAAILVGYPGTMASVWQRAGRAGRGAEESLAVLIALEDALDQYLMRQPAYFFGRPIEHAAVNPDNPYVLAAHLRCAASEIALWPGDEALFGSRMREVAGALETLGVLTHRRDRWHAPTRTYHARSVDIRAASGDTYRIVRAGTRRVLGTVDASRAFEQLHEGAIYLHQGDAYRVARLDPDARTAAVEPDAGGYYTEARVLTDLWIERATGAREVGPAEAHLGDVRVSQQVVEYRRKQLVTDTVLGVTPLEMPAQDLRTVALWIVLPDALAAAVATEGLDLAGGIHAIEHAAIGLLPLLTMCDRWDIGGVSYPVHPETGRATIFIYDGYPGGVGVAEEGFQVLDALLARTLDAIVSCPCESGCPSCVQSPKCGNLNSPLDKRAAVFLLRRLLRTETATVRP; this is translated from the coding sequence ATGGACATTGCGCGTGTGCTCGCCGCGCTCGAACACGAACCCCAGTACCGCGGCCAGATCGTCCACCGCGAGCCGTTCTCCGCCAAACCTGCCCGGTACGGGGCGATCGAGCGGCCCCTCCCGGCCGAGCTCGAGGCGGCGCTGGAGCGCCGAGGGGTGACCCGGCTCTACGCCCATCAGGCGGAGGCGCTCGACGCCGTGCGCGCGGGTGCGTCCGTCATCGTGACCACCGGGACCGCGAGCGGCAAGACCCTCTGCTACGCGCTGCCCGTGCTCGAAACGTTGATCGCCGACCCGGGCGCGCGGGCGCTCTTCATCTATCCGACGAAGGCGCTCGCGCAGGATCAGCTGAACGCGCTCGCGGAGTTGAACCTCCCCGTGCGCATCGGGACCTATGATGGCGACACGCCCCAGGATGCGAGGCGGCGCCTCCGTGTCGAGGCCCAGATCCTGCTCACCAACCCCGACATGCTGCACGTCGGCATCTTGCCGCAGCACTTCCGATGGACGTCGTTTCTGCGTTCGCTCCGCTACGTGGTGCTCGACGACATGCACGTGTACCGGGGCGTGTTCGGGAGCCACGTTGCGCTCATCCTCCGGCGACTCAGGCGTCTGGCCCGGCTGCGCGGCGCCGATCCGCAGTTCATCTGTACGTCCGCCACCATCGCGAACCCCGGAGAGTTCGGCGGACGCCTGACGGGGGTGCCCCTGCGCGTCGTCGCCTCCGACGGCGCGCCGCGCGGCCCCAAACGGTTCGTGCTGTGGAACCCGCCGCTCGTGGACCGCGCCCGAATGGCGCGGCGCAGTCCCTATCTGGAGGCGAGCTGGCTGTTCGCGGCGTTGGTCCGACGGAACATCAGGACGATCGTCTTCACGAAGGCGCGGAAGATTACGGAGCTGATCTATCGGTACGCGGTCGAGGCGGTGCGCGACGACCCCGCGCTGGCCGCCCGCATTCGTCCCTACCGGGCAGGCTATCTCGCCGAAGAGCGGCGGGAGATCGAACAGCAGTTGTTCCGCGGCGAGCTGGCCGGGGTCGTCAGCACGAGCGCGCTCGAGCTCGGCATCGACGTGGGTGGGCTGGATGCGGCGATCCTCGTGGGGTATCCGGGAACGATGGCCAGTGTGTGGCAACGCGCCGGCCGCGCCGGCCGCGGCGCGGAGGAGTCCCTCGCCGTGTTGATCGCGCTTGAGGACGCCCTCGACCAGTATCTGATGCGGCAACCCGCCTATTTCTTCGGACGGCCGATCGAGCATGCTGCGGTGAACCCCGACAACCCCTACGTTCTGGCCGCGCACTTGCGCTGCGCTGCGTCCGAGATCGCGCTGTGGCCCGGGGACGAGGCGCTGTTTGGCTCCAGGATGCGGGAGGTCGCCGGCGCGCTTGAGACGCTGGGGGTGCTCACGCACCGGCGAGACCGGTGGCACGCGCCCACGCGGACGTATCATGCCCGGTCCGTAGACATCCGTGCCGCGTCCGGCGACACGTACCGCATCGTGCGCGCGGGCACGCGGCGGGTACTCGGGACGGTGGACGCGTCCCGCGCGTTTGAGCAACTTCACGAGGGCGCGATCTACCTGCACCAGGGTGATGCGTACCGCGTCGCGCGGCTCGACCCCGACGCACGCACCGCGGCCGTCGAACCCGATGCTGGCGGGTACTACACCGAGGCGCGCGTGCTGACCGACCTCTGGATCGAGCGCGCCACCGGCGCGCGGGAGGTTGGACCCGCTGAGGCGCACTTGGGCGACGTCCGCGTGTCCCAGCAGGTCGTCGAGTACCGGCGGAAGCAGCTCGTGACCGACACGGTCTTGGGCGTGACGCCCCTCGAGATGCCGGCGCAGGACCTGCGCACCGTGGCGCTGTGGATCGTGCTGCCGGATGCCCTCGCCGCGGCTGTGGCGACGGAGGGGCTCGACCTCGCGGGCGGGATCCACGCGATCGAGCACGCCGCGATCGGCCTCCTGCCGTTGCTCACGATGTGCGACCGGTGGGACATCGGCGGGGTCAGCTACCCGGTCCATCCCGAGACGGGTCGCGCCACGATCTTCATCTACGACGGTTACCCCGGAGGCGTGGGCGTCGCCGAGGAGGGGTTTCAGGTGCTCGACGCGCTCCTCGCCCGGACACTCGACGCGATCGTGTCGTGTCCGTGCGAGTCGGGGTGCCCGTCCTGCGTCCAATCACCCAAGTGCGGTAATCTCAACTCGCCGCTCGACAAGCGCGCGGCGGTGTTCCTGTTGCGGCGCCTGCTGCGAACGGAGACCGCGACGGTGCGCCCGTGA
- a CDS encoding DUF3536 domain-containing protein has protein sequence MTDHCICVHGHFYQPPRENPWLEVIEVQDSAAPYHDWNARITAECYAPNGASRVLDGNQRILEITNNYAQISFNVGPTLLAWMEHAAPEAYARILDADRASRAQRGGHGNALAQVYNHMILPLAVQRDKHTQVAWGIADFRHRFGRDPEGMWLPETAVDIETLEVLAAHGIAFTILAPHQAARIRPLAGGDWSDVGGEHVDPRRPYTCRLPSGAAITVFFYDGPISRAIAFEGLLNNGERFASRLAAGFTDRPGPQLVHVATDGESYGHHHPFGEMALTYALRVIEERNLGRLTNFGEYLAMFPPDHAAEIVEGTSWSCAHGVERWRADCGCRAGHPGWNQAWRGPLRDALDWLRDELAGVFEREGGNYFTDPWAARDAYIEVILTRAPEAVDALFAAHARAAPDGNGRCRALQLLEMQRHAMLMYTSCGWFFDELSGIETVQVIKYAARALQLAERFGARLEDEFVRRLAIAKSNLRQWGDGAGVYRRAVKRSIVTLPRVVAHYGISSLFEPYEDETSVFSYTVRRRDARRETAGGHALAAELVTVTSRITEETADAAYAALHLGGHDLQCGVRPDATPAWYEATKQTLADAFLGQGASAALRHLDDRFGRSLFGLPDLFVEERRKILGLLTEERLGRFEGVYRELYEESRPLLAFMRESEIPVPPAFLMAAQYTLTRALAQEIRRAADEPLGDRAFELAGDLDALGLAAEWADAAPLLRQTLAARADGLKQDPLGPALAQTHRLLDLADTLGVTVNLWQVQNLYHAAAVTHRDALRGDPTPSGDGPADWSDRVAEFWRLGTRLNFNLESLRAGTPAPT, from the coding sequence ATGACCGATCACTGCATCTGCGTGCACGGCCACTTCTACCAGCCGCCGCGAGAGAACCCGTGGCTCGAGGTGATCGAGGTCCAGGACTCGGCGGCGCCCTACCACGACTGGAACGCCCGGATCACCGCGGAGTGCTACGCGCCCAACGGCGCGTCGCGCGTGCTCGACGGCAACCAGCGCATCCTCGAGATCACCAACAACTACGCGCAGATCAGCTTCAACGTCGGCCCCACGTTGCTCGCCTGGATGGAGCACGCCGCCCCCGAAGCCTACGCCCGTATCCTCGACGCCGACCGGGCGAGCCGCGCGCAGCGAGGCGGTCACGGCAACGCGCTCGCCCAAGTGTACAACCACATGATCCTGCCGCTCGCCGTCCAGCGCGACAAACACACACAGGTGGCCTGGGGGATCGCCGACTTTCGTCACCGATTCGGCCGCGATCCCGAGGGCATGTGGCTCCCGGAAACGGCGGTCGACATCGAGACGCTTGAAGTGCTCGCCGCCCACGGGATCGCGTTCACGATCCTGGCGCCGCACCAGGCGGCGCGCATCCGGCCGCTCGCCGGCGGCGACTGGAGCGACGTCGGGGGCGAACATGTCGACCCGAGGCGACCCTACACGTGCCGCCTGCCGAGCGGTGCCGCAATCACCGTCTTCTTCTACGACGGCCCGATCTCGCGGGCGATCGCGTTCGAGGGACTGCTCAACAACGGCGAGCGGTTCGCTTCGCGGCTCGCCGCGGGATTCACGGATCGACCGGGACCGCAGCTCGTGCATGTCGCGACCGACGGCGAGTCCTACGGCCATCATCACCCGTTTGGGGAGATGGCGCTGACGTACGCGCTGCGGGTGATCGAAGAGCGGAACCTGGGCCGCCTGACCAACTTCGGCGAGTACCTGGCGATGTTTCCGCCGGACCACGCGGCGGAGATCGTGGAAGGGACGAGCTGGTCGTGCGCGCACGGAGTGGAGCGGTGGCGCGCGGACTGCGGGTGCCGGGCGGGACACCCCGGCTGGAACCAGGCCTGGCGCGGGCCGCTGCGGGACGCGCTGGACTGGCTGCGCGACGAGCTCGCGGGCGTCTTCGAGCGGGAGGGCGGGAACTACTTCACCGATCCGTGGGCGGCGCGCGACGCATACATCGAGGTGATCCTCACCCGCGCCCCGGAGGCCGTGGACGCGCTCTTTGCCGCGCACGCACGAGCGGCCCCCGACGGGAACGGGCGGTGCCGAGCGCTGCAGTTGCTGGAGATGCAGCGCCACGCCATGCTGATGTACACGTCGTGCGGCTGGTTCTTCGACGAGCTATCCGGGATCGAAACGGTCCAGGTGATCAAGTACGCCGCGCGGGCGCTCCAGCTCGCAGAACGCTTCGGCGCCCGTCTGGAGGACGAGTTCGTCCGACGGCTCGCCATCGCGAAGAGCAACCTGCGGCAGTGGGGAGACGGCGCCGGGGTGTACCGGCGCGCCGTGAAGCGGTCGATCGTCACCCTGCCGCGGGTGGTCGCCCACTACGGGATCAGCTCGCTGTTCGAGCCGTACGAGGACGAGACGTCCGTCTTCAGCTACACGGTGCGGCGCCGCGACGCCCGCCGGGAGACCGCGGGCGGCCACGCGCTCGCCGCCGAGCTCGTCACGGTCACCTCCCGGATCACGGAGGAGACCGCGGACGCCGCGTACGCGGCGCTGCACCTCGGCGGCCACGATCTGCAGTGCGGCGTCCGACCGGACGCGACCCCGGCGTGGTACGAGGCGACGAAGCAAACGCTGGCGGACGCGTTTCTCGGCCAGGGAGCGAGCGCAGCGCTCCGCCATCTGGACGACCGGTTCGGGCGCAGCCTCTTCGGTCTGCCCGACCTCTTCGTGGAGGAGCGACGCAAAATCCTCGGGCTCCTGACCGAGGAGCGGCTCGGCCGGTTTGAGGGCGTCTACCGCGAGCTGTACGAAGAGTCCCGGCCGCTGCTCGCGTTCATGCGGGAGTCCGAGATCCCGGTGCCGCCGGCGTTCCTCATGGCGGCCCAGTACACCCTGACGCGCGCGCTCGCCCAGGAGATCCGCCGCGCCGCGGACGAGCCGCTCGGGGATCGCGCGTTCGAGCTCGCCGGCGATCTCGATGCGCTCGGGCTCGCGGCGGAATGGGCCGACGCCGCCCCTCTGCTCCGGCAGACGCTGGCGGCGCGAGCAGACGGCCTCAAACAGGACCCGTTGGGCCCCGCGCTCGCCCAGACGCACCGCCTGCTCGATCTCGCGGACACGCTCGGGGTCACCGTGAACCTGTGGCAGGTGCAAAACCTCTACCACGCCGCGGCGGTCACCCATCGGGACGCGCTGCGCGGCGATCCGACCCCATCCGGCGACGGGCCGGCTGATTGGTCCGACCGCGTCGCCGAGTTCTGGCGCCTCGGGACCCGGTTGAACTTCAACCTCGAGTCGCTCCGCGCCGGGACACCCGCGCCGACATAG
- the glgC gene encoding glucose-1-phosphate adenylyltransferase encodes MVTRPRILGVILAGGRGERLYPLTKERSKPAVPFGSKYRIVDFVLSNFINSRIFSLYILVQYKSQSLIDHIRRGWRMSAVVDEHFIIPVPPQMRWGESWYRGTADAVFQNLNLIRDIDPDLIAIFGADHIYRMDLQQMVDTHLARRADVTVAALPVPIETASGFGIIDADANGRIVGWEEKPARPKPMVSDPARALSSMGNYIFTTEVLEDVLVEDARRSTDHDFGRTIIPELYPYARVYAYDFLTNELPDLKPTEERGYWRDVGTIEAYWRANMDLLGQTPALDLDNPRWPIFAPPFAGPSARVVAGEVEDSMLGEGSIIRGGSVRRSILGQGVLVEAGAMIEDSIVMDNTTVGSHARIRRAIIDRFNTIDPGAVFGWDPSRDLDAGILDPSGIVVVGRGATRVRGSQHVHP; translated from the coding sequence TTGGTAACCCGTCCCCGCATCCTCGGCGTCATCCTCGCCGGCGGCAGGGGCGAGCGCCTGTATCCGCTCACGAAGGAACGCAGCAAGCCCGCGGTGCCGTTCGGCAGCAAATACCGGATCGTGGACTTCGTGCTCAGCAACTTCATCAACTCGCGGATCTTCTCGCTGTACATCCTGGTCCAGTACAAATCCCAGTCGCTGATCGACCACATCCGCCGGGGATGGCGGATGAGCGCGGTCGTCGACGAGCATTTCATCATCCCCGTGCCGCCACAGATGCGGTGGGGCGAGTCCTGGTATCGCGGGACCGCAGACGCGGTGTTCCAAAACCTGAACCTGATTCGCGACATCGACCCGGATCTGATCGCAATTTTCGGGGCGGACCACATCTATCGCATGGACCTGCAGCAGATGGTCGACACGCACCTTGCCCGCCGGGCCGACGTCACCGTCGCGGCGCTCCCCGTGCCGATCGAGACGGCGTCGGGGTTCGGGATCATCGACGCCGACGCGAACGGCCGGATCGTCGGCTGGGAGGAAAAGCCGGCCCGGCCGAAGCCGATGGTGAGCGATCCGGCCCGGGCGTTGTCCTCGATGGGCAACTACATCTTCACGACGGAAGTCCTGGAGGACGTGCTGGTCGAGGATGCCCGGCGCAGCACGGACCACGACTTCGGTCGCACCATCATCCCGGAACTCTACCCGTACGCGCGGGTGTACGCGTACGATTTCTTGACCAACGAACTCCCGGATCTCAAGCCGACCGAGGAACGCGGGTACTGGCGGGACGTGGGCACCATCGAGGCGTACTGGCGCGCCAACATGGATCTCTTAGGGCAGACGCCGGCGCTCGATCTCGACAATCCGCGCTGGCCGATCTTCGCTCCCCCGTTCGCCGGCCCGTCGGCGCGGGTCGTCGCCGGCGAGGTCGAAGACTCGATGCTCGGGGAAGGCTCGATCATCCGAGGCGGGTCGGTTCGCCGCTCCATCCTCGGCCAGGGCGTGCTGGTCGAGGCCGGCGCGATGATCGAGGACAGCATCGTGATGGACAACACGACGGTCGGCTCCCACGCGCGGATCCGCCGGGCGATCATCGACCGCTTCAACACGATCGACCCCGGTGCCGTGTTCGGGTGGGATCCGTCGCGGGACCTCGACGCGGGGATCCTGGATCCCTCCGGGATCGTGGTCGTGGGCCGCGGGGCCACGCGCGTCCGGGGCAGCCAGCACGTGCATCCCTGA